TGCTTTTAGAAAATAATTTACACGGTCTTGTTTATATATCTTTGATGCCATAGATTCAATTATATAACCCTCGCCAATAATGTTATTTTCAACATCCTTAGCTACGTATTTGTTTTTACTCACTTGTTGTAAATTAATCTTCATTTTAAACACCTTAAACTTTAAGCAATTTCCACTTACCTCTAGCATACCTTATGCTAAACATAATGGCTCTTATAAATAAATCAGATACCATTCCTAACCAAGCACCTATTAACCCAAGCTTAAAGTAAAATACGCCTACTGCAGCAATAGATAACCTTACTAGCCACACACTACTAGCAGTTATTATAGTAACCCATTTTGTATCTCCTGCTCCTCTTAGTCCACCAGCTATAACTAAGTTTATTGCCATTGCAGGCTGTGCTATTGCTACTAATCGTAATGCCTTAGCTGCCTGTTTAATTACCTCCTGGTCATCAGTAAAAAACTTCACAAATTGAACAGGAAAAATGAAAAACAGAATACCCATTAAGCTTGATACTAAGATTGCCATATTGCGAGCTACATAACCACTCTCTTCAGCCAACTCTGGTTCTTTAGCTCCTAAGTTTTGACCTATTAAAGTTGTAGCGGCAACCCCAAAACCCCAGCCTGGCATAAAAGATAATGACTCTGCTCTTATAGCTATTTGGTGGGCAGCATAAGTAGCTGTACCAATACTAGTAAGTATCATCGTAAAAACTATTTGGGCAAATCTCATAAATATAGCCTCTACCATAGCAGGAATACCAATATTTAAAATTCTTTTTACAGGGGTCTTTTTTAATCTATAATCATCATTTAAGGTCAGCTTTATTTGTTTATCACCTTTCATAACTACTTTAATAATTAAAATACAACCAACTACTTGAGATAATACCGTACCTAAAGCGGCACCAGCCACCCCCATTTTAGGGGCTCCAAAATTACCAAAAATAAAAATGTAATTGAATATTGGATTTAAAATATTAATTACTATATTTACATACATGGGTGTTTTTGTATCGCCACAACCCCTTAACATACTGGTAAAAATCATTGTAATTAAACTAAATACTAAACCAAATGATCTCCACCTTATATAACCTATACCTACAGCAACTACATCTGGTTTAGCACCTAGTAGCTTTAAAGAACCCTCTGCAAATATGTAGAAAATTACAAAGGTAGTAACTGTTAAAATAATGGTCATTGTTACTGATTGACGCGCTATTACATTTGCTCCATCTTCATCTTTTGCACCAATATGTCTGGCAACTAAGGCCGTTGTTCCTGTTCTAATTGCAGCAAATGCACTGGTTGCTATCATAACAATTTGTGTACCTAAACCAACTGCTGCTATTGATGATGGTCCTAGCCTACCTACCATAGCCATATCTACAATGCCAACAAAAGTAAGTAACATCATTTCCACTATTACGGGCCAAGCCAATAACCAAACTGTTTTAGTAAGTTTAGAGTCTCTTAGTTTAACTTTCTTAGGTTTTGCTTCAATATCATAAGTTTTTGAATCATTATTATCATTCATACCTACCGCTCCCATATATTTCGCTTATAGAAGTTTCTTTATAAAACTTATCTTATTATTTAAATATTGTCAAGTAAAAGAGCAATTATGAAGTGTTTTTAATAGCTAGTAAATTTTTTATGAAATATTCTTAATAAATGTTTATGTTATTTTGGTAATAATTTTGTTACAATTAATCTGTATATATATGTTGTTTTGTAGGAGGAACATAATGTCAAAAAAGGGTATATTTTCAACAATGCTCAGCAGAAAAGATATTTTTGGCTGGGTAATGTACGATTGGGCTAATTCGGCTTTTGCCACGACCATTATGGCTGCTGTATTGCCTGTTTATTATGCAGATGTAGCTGCTGCAAACCTGAATCACACCGTAAGAACTTCTTATTGGGGTTATACAACCTCAATTGCAATGTTAATTGTTGCAATATCCACCCCTTTAATGGGAGCAATTTCAGACCACATAAAATCTAAAAAAAGTTTTCTAAGAGTTTTTTCTTACTTAGGCTGTATGGCAACTATACTATTAGTATTAGTAGGAACAGGTGATTATTTACTATGTTCCATTTTATTTATAGTTGGAAATATCGGTTTTTCATGTGGTAATGTTTTTTATGATAGTTTAATTATTAATGTTGCCAAACCTCATGAGATGGATTCGGTATCATCATGGGGCTTTGCCTTAGGATACCTTGGAGGAGGATTGTTATTAGTTATTAACCTTGTAATGATTTTGTTTCCACAGAAACTAGGTATAGCTAACAGCATGTGGGCATCTCGACTGGCTTTTGTGTCTGTAGGTGTTTGGTGGTTTATCTTTTCATTACCTCTCTTTAAATATGTTAAAGAACCGCATGATAAAACTAAGAAAAATTTTCCGCCTTTATCTGTTGGCTTTAGTAGACTTAAAGCAACATTTAAAGACGCTCGTAAGTACAAAGAGTTGTTTAAATTTATTATTGCTTTTTGGCTCTATAATGATGGAATTGGTACAATAATGAGAATGGCTACTATTTATGGTAGTGAAATAGGGATAGGTGCAAATGCCTTAATTGGCGCTTTATTATTAACTCAATTTGTTGCATTTCCATTCTCTTTACTATTTAACTTTATTGCTAAAAAAATTAATATTAAAAAAGCAATTTATGTTACTCTTATTATTTATACTTTTATAGTTTGTTATGGTTATTTTTTAAAGACATCATTAGATTTTTATGTTTTAGCTGTTTTAGTAGGAACTGTTCAAGGTGGAGCCCAAGCATTAAGTAGATCTCTTTATGCATCTATGGTGCCCAAAGATAAATCTGCAGAGTTCTTTAGCTTCTTAGGTATATCTAGTAAGTTTGCTGCGGTAATAGGACCTTTAGTATTTGCAATTGTAGGTCAAGCTACAGGATCAAGTCGTAATGGTATTATATCTTTAATTGTATTCTTTATATTAGGATTTATAGTTTTATCTCGGGTTGATGTCGAAAAAGCCCGCGAATTAGCCCAATAATAAAAAAACCACCAATGGTGGTTTTTTTATTAACAGAATATTGATATTGTAATTAAATATTTAAAACATATCTCTTCTTCCATAACCTATATGTAAATATATAAAATAAAATTGCTATCGTAAAACCTAAATAATAAATCATATTATGTGATATATAACCTGCAGTACTCAAAAAAACAGGGTAGTTAATTAAACCATGAGTTATAGACACAAGTAAGTAAAACTTTATGCTCTTTTTATTTTTCACACCATAAACAAAACAAGTGGTAGAGGCAACATGAAACATTATTGCCATTACTCGTTCAATAATTGGCAACCACATTAATGTTGTTAAATAAGATATAGGGTAGGCAACTAGCCTTATTGCCTCCCATATAGCAAAGCCAAAACCAATGGCTAAAGAATAATTTAACCAATCATTTTTATCATTTAACAATTGATTTACCCATAAAAATTTTCTTGAAATAAAAGGTACAGCCTTTAATATTTCTTGAACAAATCCAGAGATTAATGCTAATGGCAATAACAATAATAAACAAGTAGCAGCTTGGTTATTAACCAATGAGCTAAATGTTTGTGCCCACCATCTTTGCAAAGGGGGTTGTAGTATTAATGTAAGTTCAAATGAAGCTACTCCCCATGCCACAAAGATCCACCAACTTATGTTTTTAAATTTTAGTTTACCTAAAATCAATAAAAACACTACAGCTATTAAGATAAATATAGCTGAATATATTAACAACCACTGTTTCAAAAAATCAACTCCTTACAGTAAATAGTGATGAAGCAAATAATCTAAACTAGCAGGAATAAAACATCTTATGTAGAAAGATATTGTACTATATTGGAGGTGTTTATATGTCTTTGGTGAATAGCCTAGCTGATAAATTAATTGAATGGCAACATGAAACTAATCCTTTTATTGCAACCCAACGAGGTAAATACTATAACCAAACTAAAGTACCTACATATACAGCAAAGTCTTTCAAAAAACAAGTTAATGATTTAAAGGATTTTCAAAATAAGTTGTTTGCTATCAAAAAACAAGAACTCTCTACCCATGAGCAAGTGAACTGGCATTTAGTTGACATAACTATCCGTC
This Clostridium sp. 'deep sea' DNA region includes the following protein-coding sequences:
- a CDS encoding MATE family efflux transporter, which produces MNDNNDSKTYDIEAKPKKVKLRDSKLTKTVWLLAWPVIVEMMLLTFVGIVDMAMVGRLGPSSIAAVGLGTQIVMIATSAFAAIRTGTTALVARHIGAKDEDGANVIARQSVTMTIILTVTTFVIFYIFAEGSLKLLGAKPDVVAVGIGYIRWRSFGLVFSLITMIFTSMLRGCGDTKTPMYVNIVINILNPIFNYIFIFGNFGAPKMGVAGAALGTVLSQVVGCILIIKVVMKGDKQIKLTLNDDYRLKKTPVKRILNIGIPAMVEAIFMRFAQIVFTMILTSIGTATYAAHQIAIRAESLSFMPGWGFGVAATTLIGQNLGAKEPELAEESGYVARNMAILVSSLMGILFFIFPVQFVKFFTDDQEVIKQAAKALRLVAIAQPAMAINLVIAGGLRGAGDTKWVTIITASSVWLVRLSIAAVGVFYFKLGLIGAWLGMVSDLFIRAIMFSIRYARGKWKLLKV
- a CDS encoding MFS transporter translates to MSKKGIFSTMLSRKDIFGWVMYDWANSAFATTIMAAVLPVYYADVAAANLNHTVRTSYWGYTTSIAMLIVAISTPLMGAISDHIKSKKSFLRVFSYLGCMATILLVLVGTGDYLLCSILFIVGNIGFSCGNVFYDSLIINVAKPHEMDSVSSWGFALGYLGGGLLLVINLVMILFPQKLGIANSMWASRLAFVSVGVWWFIFSLPLFKYVKEPHDKTKKNFPPLSVGFSRLKATFKDARKYKELFKFIIAFWLYNDGIGTIMRMATIYGSEIGIGANALIGALLLTQFVAFPFSLLFNFIAKKINIKKAIYVTLIIYTFIVCYGYFLKTSLDFYVLAVLVGTVQGGAQALSRSLYASMVPKDKSAEFFSFLGISSKFAAVIGPLVFAIVGQATGSSRNGIISLIVFFILGFIVLSRVDVEKARELAQ
- a CDS encoding YhfC family glutamic-type intramembrane protease, whose translation is MKQWLLIYSAIFILIAVVFLLILGKLKFKNISWWIFVAWGVASFELTLILQPPLQRWWAQTFSSLVNNQAATCLLLLLPLALISGFVQEILKAVPFISRKFLWVNQLLNDKNDWLNYSLAIGFGFAIWEAIRLVAYPISYLTTLMWLPIIERVMAIMFHVASTTCFVYGVKNKKSIKFYLLVSITHGLINYPVFLSTAGYISHNMIYYLGFTIAILFYIFTYRLWKKRYVLNI